The following proteins come from a genomic window of Kitasatospora sp. NBC_01246:
- a CDS encoding TIGR03084 family metal-binding protein translates to MTTDGTAPAAAAVLTGLLDDLRAESEALDDLVAPLAPEQWATDTPAPGWTIAHQIAHLAWTDDWTTLSARDPEAFVAESGRVFGELLAAGADPVDEGAARGATEEPHALLTRWRAGRERLRSALAEAPDGLRLPWFGPPMKAPSMATARLMETWAHGQDVADTLGAVREPTARLRHIAHLGVRTMGFAFTLHGLPTPQTPVRVELTAPDGDLWAWGPADAADRVSGPALDFCLLVTQRRHRDDLALSATGPTAAAWLPIAQAFAGNPGKGRPAGG, encoded by the coding sequence ATGACGACGGACGGTACGGCCCCGGCGGCCGCAGCTGTGCTGACCGGCCTGCTCGACGACCTGCGGGCCGAGAGCGAGGCCCTGGACGACCTGGTGGCCCCGCTGGCGCCCGAGCAGTGGGCGACGGACACCCCCGCGCCGGGGTGGACGATCGCGCACCAGATCGCCCACCTGGCCTGGACGGACGACTGGACCACGCTCTCCGCCCGCGATCCAGAGGCCTTCGTCGCCGAGTCCGGCCGGGTCTTCGGCGAGCTGCTGGCCGCCGGGGCGGACCCGGTGGACGAGGGCGCGGCGCGCGGCGCGACGGAGGAGCCGCACGCGCTGCTGACGCGCTGGCGGGCCGGCCGGGAACGGCTCCGGTCGGCGCTGGCCGAGGCCCCGGACGGCCTCCGGCTCCCGTGGTTCGGGCCGCCGATGAAGGCCCCGTCGATGGCGACCGCCCGGCTGATGGAGACCTGGGCGCACGGGCAGGACGTCGCGGACACCCTGGGCGCGGTCCGCGAGCCGACCGCGCGGCTGCGGCACATCGCCCACCTGGGCGTACGGACCATGGGATTCGCCTTCACCCTGCACGGGCTGCCCACGCCGCAGACCCCGGTCCGGGTCGAACTGACGGCGCCGGACGGCGACTTGTGGGCTTGGGGCCCGGCGGACGCGGCGGACCGGGTGAGCGGGCCGGCCCTGGACTTCTGCCTGCTGGTGACCCAGCGCCGCCACCGGGACGACCTCGCCCTGAGCGCCACCGGCCCGACGGCCGCGGCCTGGCTGCCGATCGCCCAGGCCTTCGCCGGGAACCCGGGCAAGGGACGCCCGGCCGGCGGGTGA
- a CDS encoding VOC family protein yields MTIQRMDNVGIVVDDLDAAVAFFLELGMELEGRMPIEGRWAGAVVGLDGMRSEIAMMRIPGAPGRLELAKYHSPEAITPEPEITPANTRGLHRVMFAVDDLADTLARLRPHGAELVGEVTRFEDSYLLCYLRGPSGIILALAEQLS; encoded by the coding sequence ATGACCATTCAGCGCATGGACAACGTCGGCATCGTCGTCGACGACCTCGACGCCGCCGTCGCCTTCTTCCTCGAACTCGGCATGGAGCTGGAAGGCCGGATGCCGATCGAAGGACGCTGGGCGGGCGCGGTCGTCGGGCTCGACGGCATGCGGAGCGAGATCGCGATGATGCGGATCCCGGGCGCCCCGGGCCGGCTCGAACTGGCGAAGTACCACAGCCCGGAGGCGATCACCCCCGAGCCGGAGATCACCCCGGCGAACACACGGGGTCTGCACCGCGTCATGTTCGCCGTCGACGACCTCGCGGACACCCTCGCCCGCCTCCGGCCGCACGGCGCCGAACTCGTCGGCGAAGTGACCCGCTTCGAGGACAGCTACCTGCTCTGCTACCTCCGCGGGCCGAGCGGCATCATCCTCGCGCTGGCCGAACAGCTGAGCTGA
- a CDS encoding DUF4232 domain-containing protein, with translation MIVRMNPTPPNGNRRIAPPARAALLLVGAALLAGCGSTQVSGAGGGAPGPVGATGGRTSAKATAPNTPSSAALPTPTPVPAPTCSPEGVSLAAEEANAAMGLRVMAIRLTNCGAAPYTLNGRPGVRVLDADRAPLDIAVQKGSAGIATLEGFDAAPTAVTLRPGEYAAFQLVWRNTVTSGTKGADNGRFLEIAPLPGRPPVVVPAYLDLGTTGRLGISAWAEATAAARPGNDRPGAPLAR, from the coding sequence ATGATCGTCCGCATGAACCCGACGCCGCCGAACGGAAACCGTCGAATCGCGCCGCCGGCCCGGGCGGCGCTGCTGCTCGTGGGGGCGGCCCTGCTGGCGGGGTGCGGCAGCACGCAGGTGTCGGGCGCGGGCGGGGGAGCCCCGGGGCCCGTGGGCGCGACCGGCGGCAGGACCTCCGCGAAGGCCACCGCCCCGAACACTCCCAGCTCGGCGGCCCTCCCCACGCCGACCCCGGTGCCGGCGCCGACCTGTTCCCCGGAGGGCGTCTCGCTGGCCGCGGAGGAGGCGAACGCCGCCATGGGCCTGCGGGTGATGGCGATCCGCCTGACCAACTGCGGAGCCGCCCCCTACACGCTGAACGGCCGACCGGGGGTCCGCGTCCTCGACGCCGACCGTGCGCCGCTCGACATCGCCGTGCAGAAGGGTTCGGCCGGCATCGCGACCCTGGAGGGCTTCGACGCGGCGCCGACGGCGGTGACGCTCCGGCCCGGCGAGTACGCGGCGTTCCAACTGGTCTGGCGCAACACCGTCACCTCGGGGACGAAGGGGGCCGACAACGGGCGCTTCCTGGAGATCGCCCCGCTGCCCGGCCGCCCCCCGGTCGTCGTCCCGGCCTACCTCGATCTCGGCACCACCGGCCGGCTGGGCATCTCCGCCTGGGCCGAGGCCACCGCGGCCGCCCGGCCGGGGAACGACCGCCCGGGAGCCCCGCTCGCCCGGTAG
- a CDS encoding ABC transporter permease produces the protein MSTFTLAARDSATMLRRNLLHARRYPSLTLNLLLTPVMLLLLFVYIFGNTMSAGIGGGDRSAYIAYLVPGILLMTIGSTVIGAAVSVSTDMSEGIIARFRTMAIHRGSVLVGHVVGGVLQSVASVVLVGAVAVAIGFRSTDATALEWLAAFGLLVLFALALTWIAVGMGMASPNAEAASNSAMPLILLPLISSAFTPVDAMPGWFQPIAQYQPFTPAIETLRGLLLGSGIGYNGWLAVAWCLALTALGYFWSTSTFNRDPK, from the coding sequence ATGAGCACCTTCACCCTCGCCGCCCGTGACTCGGCCACCATGCTGCGCCGCAACCTGCTGCACGCCCGGCGCTACCCGTCACTCACCCTGAACCTGCTGCTCACCCCGGTCATGCTGCTGCTGCTCTTCGTCTACATCTTCGGCAACACGATGAGCGCCGGCATCGGCGGCGGCGACCGCTCCGCCTACATCGCCTACCTCGTCCCCGGCATCCTGCTGATGACCATCGGCAGCACCGTCATCGGGGCCGCGGTGTCCGTCTCCACCGACATGTCCGAGGGCATCATCGCCCGTTTCCGCACCATGGCGATCCACCGCGGGTCGGTGCTCGTCGGGCACGTCGTGGGCGGCGTGCTGCAGTCGGTCGCCAGCGTGGTCCTGGTCGGCGCGGTCGCCGTGGCCATCGGCTTCCGCTCCACGGACGCCACCGCCCTGGAGTGGCTGGCCGCCTTCGGGCTGCTCGTCCTCTTCGCCCTGGCGCTCACCTGGATCGCGGTCGGGATGGGCATGGCCAGCCCGAACGCCGAGGCCGCCAGCAACAGCGCGATGCCGCTGATCCTGCTGCCGCTCATCTCCAGCGCCTTCACCCCCGTCGACGCGATGCCGGGCTGGTTCCAGCCGATCGCCCAGTACCAGCCGTTCACGCCGGCCATCGAGACCCTGCGCGGCCTGCTGCTCGGCAGCGGGATCGGCTACAACGGCTGGCTCGCCGTCGCCTGGTGCCTGGCGCTCACCGCGCTCGGCTACTTCTGGTCGACCTCGACGTTCAACCGTGACCCGAAGTAA
- a CDS encoding ATP-binding cassette domain-containing protein produces MTDLAIAANGLRKSYGDKSVLAGIDLAVPEGTVFSLLGPNGAGKTTVVKILSTLIGADGGQARVAGHDIATAPQAVRAAIGVTGQFSAVDGLITGEENMLLMADLHHLSKREGRRVAAELLERFDLVEAAGKPASTYSGGMKRRLDIAMTLVGGPRVIFLDEPTTGLDPRSRHTMWQIIRELVTGGVTVFLTTQYLEEADQLADRIAVLNDGRIAAEGTADELKRLIPGGHVRLRFADPAAYRSAALALHDVTRDDEALALQIPSDGSQRDLRAVLDRLDATGIEADELTVHTPDLDDVFFALTGSSVPAQNNQSKETVR; encoded by the coding sequence ATGACCGACCTGGCCATCGCGGCGAACGGGCTGCGCAAGTCCTACGGCGACAAGAGCGTCCTCGCCGGGATCGACCTCGCCGTCCCCGAAGGAACGGTGTTCTCCCTGCTCGGCCCGAACGGGGCCGGCAAGACCACCGTCGTCAAGATCCTCTCCACCCTGATCGGGGCCGACGGCGGACAGGCCCGGGTGGCGGGCCACGACATCGCCACCGCGCCGCAGGCGGTGCGCGCCGCGATCGGTGTCACCGGGCAGTTCTCCGCCGTCGACGGCCTGATCACCGGCGAGGAGAACATGCTCCTGATGGCCGACCTGCACCACCTGTCCAAGCGCGAGGGGCGGCGGGTCGCCGCCGAACTCCTGGAACGCTTCGACCTGGTGGAGGCGGCCGGGAAGCCCGCCTCCACCTACTCCGGCGGCATGAAGCGCCGGCTGGACATCGCCATGACGCTGGTCGGCGGCCCGCGGGTCATCTTCCTCGACGAGCCGACCACCGGCCTCGACCCGCGCTCGCGCCACACCATGTGGCAGATCATCCGCGAACTCGTCACCGGCGGCGTGACCGTCTTCCTCACCACCCAGTACCTGGAGGAGGCCGACCAACTCGCCGACCGCATCGCGGTCCTGAACGACGGCCGGATCGCCGCCGAAGGCACCGCCGACGAGCTGAAGCGACTCATCCCCGGCGGCCACGTGCGGCTGCGCTTCGCCGACCCGGCGGCCTACCGGTCCGCCGCCCTCGCCCTGCACGACGTCACCCGCGACGACGAGGCCCTGGCCCTGCAGATCCCCAGCGACGGCAGCCAGCGCGACCTGCGCGCCGTCCTCGACCGGCTGGACGCCACCGGCATCGAGGCCGACGAACTCACCGTCCACACCCCCGACCTCGACGACGTGTTCTTCGCCCTGACCGGCTCCAGCGTGCCCGCCCAGAACAACCAGTCCAAGGAGACCGTCCGATGA
- a CDS encoding DUF4097 family beta strand repeat-containing protein: MQKFATTTPIAAVLDIPAGSVRLIAADRSDTTVEVLPANAAKGADVKAAERITVEYTDGVLRIAAAPAANRLLGQSGAVEITVQLPAGSRIQAKTAAADLRGVGRLGDVTLDGAQGSVKLDETANAHLTLLAGDITVGRLNGSAQLSTRKGDLRITEATGGTLDLRTDAGAIEIGAARGVSATLDAGTAHGRIHNTLQNTTGTDAALTIRATTSHGDITARSL, encoded by the coding sequence ATGCAAAAGTTCGCCACCACCACCCCGATCGCCGCCGTCCTCGACATCCCCGCCGGCAGCGTCCGGCTGATCGCCGCCGACCGCAGCGACACCACCGTCGAGGTCCTCCCCGCGAACGCCGCCAAGGGCGCCGACGTGAAGGCCGCCGAGCGGATCACGGTCGAGTACACCGACGGCGTCCTGCGGATCGCCGCCGCCCCGGCCGCCAACCGCCTCCTCGGCCAGTCCGGCGCCGTCGAGATCACCGTCCAGCTCCCCGCCGGCTCCCGGATCCAGGCGAAGACGGCCGCCGCCGACCTGCGGGGCGTCGGACGCCTGGGCGACGTCACCCTCGACGGCGCACAGGGCTCGGTCAAGCTCGACGAGACCGCGAACGCCCACCTCACCCTCCTCGCGGGCGACATCACCGTCGGCCGGCTGAACGGCTCCGCGCAGCTCAGCACCCGCAAGGGCGACCTGCGGATCACCGAGGCCACCGGCGGCACCCTCGACCTGCGCACCGACGCCGGCGCCATCGAGATCGGCGCCGCCCGCGGCGTCTCCGCGACCCTCGACGCCGGCACCGCCCACGGCCGGATCCACAACACCCTCCAGAACACCACCGGCACCGACGCCGCGCTCACCATCCGCGCCACCACCTCCCACGGCGACATCACCGCCCGCAGCCTCTGA
- a CDS encoding helix-turn-helix domain-containing protein: MPGGRLTQQERQQIALGLADGLPYAEIARRLDRPTSTITREVMRNGGPTGYRADLAQRATGHRARRRQAAPRDPAAVPQEHGRDADAVRAYEEVFTTAMLQSGMPQMMARVMACLCLTDSGSLTASELVQRLQVSPASVSKAITFLDAQGFVRRERDERRRERYLVDNDIWYQSMIASARSTAQIAETARQGVGVLDAGTPAGARLENIARFLDFVSESIARSAEQAREILHPQPAAAPDGATGPASDG, translated from the coding sequence ATGCCCGGAGGCAGGCTCACCCAGCAGGAACGCCAGCAGATCGCGCTCGGGCTGGCCGACGGCCTCCCCTACGCCGAGATCGCCAGGCGGCTCGACCGCCCGACCTCGACCATCACGCGCGAGGTGATGCGCAACGGCGGCCCCACCGGCTACCGCGCCGACCTGGCCCAGCGCGCCACCGGGCACCGCGCCCGCCGCCGGCAGGCGGCGCCCCGGGACCCCGCGGCCGTCCCGCAGGAGCACGGCCGCGACGCCGACGCGGTGCGCGCGTACGAGGAGGTGTTCACCACCGCGATGCTGCAGTCGGGCATGCCCCAGATGATGGCCCGGGTGATGGCCTGCCTCTGCCTCACCGACTCGGGCAGCCTCACCGCGTCCGAACTCGTCCAGCGCCTCCAGGTCAGCCCGGCCTCCGTCTCCAAGGCGATCACGTTCCTCGACGCCCAGGGCTTCGTCCGCCGGGAGCGCGACGAGCGCCGCCGCGAGCGCTACCTCGTCGACAACGACATCTGGTACCAGTCGATGATCGCCAGCGCCCGCTCCACCGCCCAGATCGCCGAGACCGCACGCCAGGGCGTCGGCGTGCTCGACGCCGGCACGCCGGCCGGCGCCCGCCTCGAAAACATCGCCCGCTTCCTCGACTTCGTCTCCGAGAGCATCGCCCGGTCCGCCGAGCAGGCCCGCGAGATCCTGCACCCGCAGCCCGCGGCGGCTCCGGACGGCGCCACCGGGCCGGCGTCGGACGGCTGA
- a CDS encoding error-prone DNA polymerase, which yields MGFTSHPALPWSELHRRLAGGRPGPAAGQVVPIRRRAEDRGPGPAGPTGDPAWAELHVHSAFSFLDGASDPEELVAEAARLGVEVLALTDHDGLYGAVRFAEAAREAGVGTVFGAELTLRRDQEVEHLLVLARDPAGYRRLSAAIGAAQLAGGAKGRPAYDFAALADAHDGHWAVLTGCRLGRVPAALAAGAAGGGARADTSRGVDGAERRLRTLTEAFGRENVHVELIDQWLPGDDLRNDALAALAARLGLPVVASTNAHHAGPAQGRLAQSLAALHERRTLQDAAGWTQAAGTAHLRSGREMAARLARFPGVRQATVDLARACAFDFTRLDPELPGFPVPPGHTEISHLRALVAAGGPARFGPGNAAARRQLGKELDVIEDLELAGYFLIVHDIVDFCRRESIWCQGRGSAANSAVCYALGITAVDPIHYRLLFERFLSVARDGPPDIDLDIEHRRREEVIQYVYRRYGREHAAQVANVITYRPRLALRDAARVLGYPQGQVDAFSRQSDFRSAPGPDAVIPADVLALAGQLHGLPRHLGIHSGGMVLTREPIAEICPTEWARMPGRSVLQWDKDSTAGAGLVKIDLLGLGMLSALHDTCDLIAEHHGAHYDLATIPVDDAGVYAMLRRADTVGVFQVESRAQMATLPRLKPDHFYDLVVEVALIRPGPIQGGSVHPYLRRRAGVEPAGCPHPLMENALGKTLGVPLFQEQMMQLAIDCAGFTPAEADRLRQAMGSKRSHERVARLRERLLGGMAERGIPPETAEDVYVKIEAFSNYGFPESHAISFAHLVYASAWLKYHYPAAFTCALLANQPMGFYAPLSLISDARRHGVRVRGVDVNASGARPTLEPYRGPTPEPPLTAGKPQAAIRLGLDTVRGVGTPQAEAIAAGQPYADLEDFARRTGLPAPVLEALAAAGAFGCFGLGRRQALWAAGAFAGVSTALIPGTTPGTEAPPLPEMTPVEETIADLWATGASATSHPVQHLRAHLERGGALTAAQLPGVEPGSAVVVGGLVTHRQRPPTAGGVLFLSLEDETGLINVICSRPVWESQRRTALDRAGLLVHGHVERDRGATNLVATRLTPLRLGA from the coding sequence ATGGGATTCACCAGCCACCCCGCGCTCCCCTGGAGCGAGCTGCACCGACGCCTGGCCGGCGGCCGGCCGGGCCCGGCCGCCGGCCAGGTGGTGCCGATCCGCCGCCGGGCCGAGGACCGCGGCCCCGGGCCGGCCGGGCCGACCGGCGATCCGGCCTGGGCGGAACTGCACGTCCACTCGGCCTTCAGCTTCCTCGACGGTGCCAGCGACCCCGAGGAGCTGGTCGCGGAGGCCGCCCGGCTGGGCGTCGAGGTGCTCGCGCTCACCGACCACGACGGCCTCTACGGCGCGGTCCGCTTCGCCGAGGCGGCCCGCGAGGCGGGCGTCGGCACGGTGTTCGGCGCCGAGTTGACGCTGCGCCGCGACCAGGAGGTGGAGCACCTGCTCGTCCTGGCCCGCGACCCGGCCGGCTACCGCCGGCTCTCCGCGGCGATCGGCGCCGCCCAGCTGGCGGGCGGGGCCAAGGGCCGTCCGGCGTACGACTTCGCCGCGCTCGCCGACGCGCACGACGGCCACTGGGCGGTGCTCACCGGCTGCCGCCTCGGCCGGGTGCCGGCCGCCCTGGCCGCCGGAGCCGCCGGGGGCGGGGCCCGCGCGGACACCTCCCGGGGCGTCGACGGGGCCGAGCGCCGGCTGCGCACCCTCACCGAGGCTTTCGGCCGCGAGAACGTCCACGTCGAGCTGATCGACCAGTGGCTGCCCGGCGACGACCTGCGCAACGACGCCCTCGCCGCGCTGGCGGCCCGGCTCGGCCTCCCCGTCGTCGCCTCCACCAACGCGCACCACGCGGGCCCGGCCCAGGGCCGGCTGGCACAGAGCCTGGCCGCCCTGCACGAGCGCCGGACGCTCCAGGACGCGGCGGGCTGGACACAGGCGGCCGGCACCGCGCACCTGCGCTCGGGCCGCGAGATGGCGGCCCGGCTGGCCCGCTTCCCGGGGGTGCGGCAGGCCACCGTCGACCTGGCCCGGGCCTGTGCGTTCGACTTCACCCGGCTCGACCCGGAGCTGCCCGGCTTCCCCGTCCCGCCCGGCCACACCGAGATCAGCCATCTGCGCGCGCTGGTCGCCGCCGGCGGCCCGGCCCGCTTCGGGCCCGGGAACGCGGCCGCCCGCCGGCAGCTCGGCAAGGAACTGGACGTCATCGAGGACCTGGAGCTGGCCGGGTACTTCCTGATCGTCCACGACATCGTCGACTTCTGCCGCCGGGAGTCCATCTGGTGCCAGGGCCGGGGTTCGGCGGCCAACTCGGCGGTCTGCTACGCGCTCGGCATCACCGCCGTCGACCCGATCCACTACCGGCTGCTGTTCGAACGCTTTCTCTCCGTCGCCCGGGACGGTCCGCCCGACATCGACCTGGACATCGAGCACCGCCGCCGCGAGGAGGTCATCCAGTACGTCTACCGCCGCTACGGGCGCGAGCACGCCGCCCAGGTCGCCAACGTGATCACCTACCGGCCCCGGCTGGCGCTGCGCGACGCGGCCCGGGTGCTCGGCTACCCGCAGGGGCAGGTGGACGCCTTCAGCCGGCAGAGCGACTTCCGCTCCGCGCCCGGCCCGGACGCCGTCATCCCCGCCGACGTGCTCGCCCTGGCCGGTCAACTGCACGGCCTGCCGCGCCACCTGGGCATCCACTCGGGCGGCATGGTGCTCACCAGGGAGCCGATCGCCGAGATCTGCCCGACCGAGTGGGCCCGGATGCCGGGGCGGTCGGTGCTGCAGTGGGACAAGGACTCCACGGCCGGTGCCGGACTGGTCAAGATCGACCTGCTGGGCCTCGGTATGCTCTCCGCCCTGCACGACACCTGCGACCTGATCGCCGAACACCACGGCGCGCACTACGACCTGGCGACCATCCCGGTCGACGACGCGGGCGTGTACGCGATGCTGCGCCGGGCCGACACGGTCGGTGTCTTCCAGGTCGAGTCGCGCGCCCAGATGGCGACCCTGCCGCGGCTCAAGCCGGACCACTTCTACGACCTGGTGGTCGAGGTGGCGCTGATCCGCCCGGGCCCGATCCAGGGCGGCTCGGTCCATCCGTACCTGCGCCGCCGGGCCGGGGTCGAACCGGCCGGCTGCCCGCACCCGTTGATGGAGAACGCGCTCGGCAAGACCCTCGGGGTGCCGCTGTTCCAGGAGCAGATGATGCAACTGGCCATCGACTGCGCCGGGTTCACCCCCGCCGAGGCGGACCGGCTGCGCCAGGCGATGGGCTCCAAGCGCTCGCACGAGCGGGTCGCCCGGCTGCGCGAGCGGCTGCTGGGCGGCATGGCCGAACGCGGCATCCCGCCGGAGACCGCCGAGGACGTCTACGTCAAGATCGAGGCCTTCTCCAACTACGGCTTCCCGGAGAGCCACGCGATCAGCTTCGCCCACCTGGTGTACGCGAGCGCCTGGCTCAAGTACCACTACCCGGCCGCCTTCACCTGTGCGCTGCTGGCCAACCAGCCGATGGGCTTCTACGCACCGCTCAGCCTGATCTCGGACGCCCGGCGGCACGGCGTACGGGTGCGCGGGGTGGACGTCAACGCCAGCGGGGCCCGGCCGACCCTGGAGCCGTACCGGGGGCCGACCCCGGAGCCGCCGCTCACCGCCGGCAAACCGCAGGCGGCCATCCGGCTCGGGCTGGACACCGTGCGCGGGGTCGGCACCCCGCAGGCCGAGGCGATCGCGGCCGGGCAGCCGTACGCCGACCTGGAGGACTTCGCGCGGCGCACGGGCCTGCCCGCGCCGGTCCTGGAGGCCCTCGCCGCGGCGGGCGCGTTCGGCTGCTTCGGGCTGGGCCGGCGTCAGGCGCTCTGGGCCGCCGGAGCGTTCGCCGGAGTGTCGACGGCGCTGATCCCCGGCACCACGCCCGGCACCGAGGCCCCGCCGCTGCCCGAGATGACCCCGGTGGAGGAGACCATCGCCGACCTCTGGGCCACCGGGGCCTCCGCCACCAGCCACCCCGTCCAGCACCTGCGCGCGCACCTGGAGCGCGGCGGCGCACTGACCGCCGCCCAGCTGCCGGGGGTGGAACCCGGCTCGGCGGTGGTGGTCGGCGGACTGGTGACGCACCGCCAGCGGCCGCCGACGGCGGGCGGTGTGCTGTTCCTCAGCCTGGAGGACGAGACCGGCCTGATCAACGTGATCTGCAGCCGCCCGGTCTGGGAGTCCCAGCGCCGCACCGCCCTGGACCGGGCCGGCCTGCTGGTGCACGGCCACGTCGAACGGGACCGCGGGGCCACCAACCTGGTCGCCACCCGGCTCACCCCGCTGCGCCTGGGCGCCTGA
- a CDS encoding DNA polymerase Y family protein, translated as MLVVWCPDWPVVAVEGSADGGGDVPVAVVAGGRVLACSEAARSAGVRQGQRLKLAQRLCPALELRERDPEAETRRFEPVVAAVEAFTPRVEVLRPGLCAIPMKGPSRYFGGEEALTAKVQRAVAAALAGAADRGEEAPEVRAGQAHPADAEHAGPAGRAHPPEPGAADTPGWTRPAEAERAAARRRAGAVDGLFAAAPAARDGAPGGFARPPEPPAGPDSGPDTEARPGEADAVPPARIGVADGLFAAVLAARAGVLVPAGRTAEFLAPYPVAALGDEGLAELLDRLGLPTVGAFAALPAEAVADRFGPAGTAAHRLARGLQPRPLVPRTEGPDLSVEQCFDPPEALAEPLVFVARTLAEQLHQRLAGAGLTCQRVAVEVACADGRTVSRLWRHEGRLSAAALAERVRWQLQAWQGAGTFAVPDGGPSHDAGFTALRLVPDDLSPDQGRQLALWGQAVADDRVERAVARVQAVLGHAGLRRIEPAGGRGPGEQVVRVPWGEPYDPAAPADAPWPGRLRDVWPAVVHRAPVPVAVLDTAGRPVNVDGRAGVSARPARIAVRGRDLVVDGWTGPWPAVEYWWDQARARRRARFQVTVADGRALLLTVENGEWFLEAGYD; from the coding sequence GTGCTGGTGGTCTGGTGCCCGGACTGGCCGGTGGTGGCCGTCGAAGGGAGCGCGGACGGCGGCGGCGACGTCCCGGTGGCGGTGGTCGCCGGCGGGCGGGTCCTGGCCTGCTCGGAGGCGGCGCGGTCGGCCGGTGTGCGGCAGGGGCAGCGGCTCAAGCTGGCCCAGCGGCTCTGCCCCGCGCTGGAGCTGCGGGAGCGGGACCCGGAGGCGGAGACCCGGCGGTTCGAACCGGTGGTCGCGGCGGTCGAGGCGTTCACGCCCCGGGTGGAGGTGCTTCGCCCGGGTCTGTGCGCGATCCCGATGAAGGGCCCGAGCCGGTACTTCGGCGGCGAGGAGGCGCTGACGGCGAAGGTGCAGCGGGCGGTGGCGGCCGCCCTGGCCGGTGCGGCGGACCGGGGCGAGGAGGCCCCGGAGGTTCGGGCCGGGCAGGCCCATCCCGCGGACGCCGAGCACGCCGGGCCCGCCGGGCGGGCGCACCCGCCGGAGCCCGGGGCCGCCGACACCCCCGGGTGGACGCGCCCGGCGGAGGCCGAGCGTGCGGCGGCACGGCGCCGCGCCGGGGCGGTGGACGGCCTGTTCGCCGCGGCGCCCGCGGCCCGGGACGGCGCACCGGGCGGGTTCGCCCGGCCGCCCGAGCCGCCCGCCGGCCCGGATTCCGGGCCGGACACCGAGGCGCGCCCCGGGGAGGCGGACGCGGTGCCGCCGGCCCGGATCGGGGTCGCCGACGGCCTGTTCGCCGCCGTGCTGGCAGCCCGGGCGGGGGTGCTGGTGCCGGCCGGCCGGACGGCGGAGTTCCTCGCCCCCTATCCGGTGGCCGCGCTCGGCGACGAGGGGCTGGCGGAGCTGCTGGACCGGCTCGGCCTGCCCACCGTCGGGGCGTTCGCCGCGCTGCCCGCCGAGGCGGTCGCGGACCGCTTCGGCCCGGCGGGCACGGCCGCCCACCGGCTGGCCCGGGGGCTGCAGCCGCGCCCGCTGGTGCCGCGTACGGAGGGGCCGGACCTCTCCGTCGAGCAGTGCTTCGACCCGCCGGAGGCGCTCGCCGAACCGCTGGTGTTCGTCGCCCGCACCCTGGCCGAGCAGTTGCACCAGCGGCTCGCCGGGGCGGGTCTGACCTGCCAGCGGGTCGCCGTCGAGGTGGCCTGCGCGGACGGGCGGACCGTCTCGCGGCTCTGGCGGCACGAGGGCCGGCTGTCGGCGGCGGCGCTCGCCGAGCGCGTCCGCTGGCAGCTCCAGGCCTGGCAGGGCGCGGGGACGTTCGCCGTGCCGGACGGCGGGCCGTCGCACGACGCGGGGTTCACCGCCCTGCGGCTCGTACCCGACGACCTCTCGCCCGACCAGGGCCGGCAGCTGGCGCTCTGGGGGCAGGCGGTCGCGGACGACCGGGTGGAGCGGGCGGTGGCCCGGGTCCAGGCGGTGCTCGGGCACGCCGGGCTGCGCCGGATCGAACCGGCCGGCGGGCGGGGACCGGGCGAGCAGGTGGTCCGGGTGCCGTGGGGCGAGCCGTACGACCCGGCGGCGCCGGCCGACGCGCCCTGGCCGGGGCGGCTGCGGGACGTCTGGCCGGCCGTGGTGCACCGCGCCCCGGTGCCGGTCGCGGTGCTGGACACGGCCGGGCGGCCGGTGAACGTGGACGGCCGGGCGGGGGTGTCGGCCCGACCGGCCCGGATCGCGGTGCGCGGTCGGGACCTGGTGGTCGACGGCTGGACCGGACCCTGGCCGGCGGTCGAGTACTGGTGGGACCAGGCGCGCGCCCGCCGCCGGGCACGCTTCCAGGTCACGGTGGCGGACGGGCGGGCGCTGCTGCTCACGGTGGAGAACGGCGAGTGGTTCCTGGAGGCCGGTTACGACTGA
- a CDS encoding carboxymuconolactone decarboxylase family protein translates to MEARLNPFTNPVLGKVFKHIIAAGKALEGSTLPAATQELVKLRASQINGCGFCTDMHFKDAVHAGESPERLNLVAAWREATVFTEAERAALELAEEATRIADAAGGVSDRVWTNAAQHYDEDQLGALVGVITVINAFNRGNVMLQMPAGDYRPGQFA, encoded by the coding sequence ATGGAAGCACGCCTGAACCCCTTCACCAACCCGGTCCTGGGCAAGGTCTTCAAGCACATCATCGCCGCGGGCAAGGCGCTCGAAGGCTCGACCCTGCCGGCCGCGACGCAGGAGCTGGTGAAGCTCCGCGCCAGCCAGATCAACGGCTGCGGCTTCTGCACCGACATGCACTTCAAGGACGCCGTGCACGCCGGAGAGTCCCCGGAGCGCCTCAACCTGGTCGCGGCCTGGCGCGAGGCCACGGTGTTCACCGAGGCCGAGCGCGCCGCCCTGGAACTCGCCGAGGAGGCCACCCGCATCGCCGATGCGGCCGGTGGCGTCTCCGACCGGGTCTGGACGAACGCCGCCCAGCACTACGACGAGGACCAGCTCGGCGCCCTGGTCGGAGTGATCACCGTCATCAACGCCTTCAACCGCGGGAACGTCATGCTCCAGATGCCCGCCGGCGACTACCGGCCCGGCCAGTTCGCCTGA